Proteins encoded in a region of the Tautonia rosea genome:
- a CDS encoding serine/threonine-protein kinase has translation MQRPAAVDHPDPDRLFAFARGEIEEHDAQEIERHLASCERCRPILEGSADDSLIGLLRWVAPTEPDAGSAVVSAPAPAPAPAAPAPAPASPLPEGYELIGPIGRGGMGIVTKARQRGLGRVVALKRIRSGPDADPYELVRFRAEAEAAACLQHPNIVQIFNVGRVGGQPYIAMEYVSGGTLTDRLASGPMRPREAASLIETLALAVDHAHRSGVIHRDIKPGNVLLTEDGRPKLADFGLAKRLDTPGGATRSGALLGTPQYMAPEQAAGRTELVGPPADIYALGAVLFECLTGRPPFIAPSPIETLDLVRTTEPPTPGRLQPGIPIDLQTICLKCLEKDPARRYESAVELAADLARFSAGEPIRARATGPIGRGVKWVRRRPSQAIVIGLSLLILLSAGVGIVWSNVRLRQAIDRAESAAEEASLQRRNAEENYRDAREALRRVLDSFADSDFAGLPRLSELHRVQAEAALEFFDRAIARANGEDATVQLDTAQAAVEAANLEIVVGRPERAEIHLCLAAELLDDLRLRFPDDLTLTRERMVVSLKRGVMGSRTDLEQSVTALEEALSLAEAILQADPESRSARSDVAWCSHNLGAVWHHAGHGDRAEPHYRRAVTINSQLVDEAPDDLGKAVELAQNLINLGLIDAGLGNRNRAEDDYQRAAELLDHAVSRDPEHLEYVATMADLAVNRGILDVELGRLDSAIARYREGLSRIHPLLTSEPNMKRLRGTALNLHGSRAQALMAIDRFSEAIADWERVIELAEPGTPLRSIKMAQSLCVARSGDYRGAAQGVRALLDHAEPPLSPIDDYNLACILAIASSFASLEAPGQDHATTAIHQDLLERSMSHFRSAIAQDPSLIDLARKDPDFEALRPLPQFVSLLDDSE, from the coding sequence ATGCAAAGACCCGCTGCCGTTGATCATCCCGATCCCGATCGTCTCTTCGCCTTTGCTCGGGGGGAGATCGAGGAGCACGACGCGCAGGAGATCGAGCGGCATTTGGCTTCTTGCGAGCGTTGCCGGCCGATCCTGGAGGGTTCGGCCGACGACTCGTTGATCGGTCTGCTCCGGTGGGTTGCCCCAACCGAACCTGATGCTGGCTCCGCCGTCGTCTCGGCACCGGCACCGGCACCGGCACCGGCAGCACCAGCACCGGCACCGGCCTCGCCCCTGCCCGAGGGTTACGAGCTGATTGGGCCGATCGGTCGCGGGGGCATGGGAATTGTCACCAAGGCCAGGCAACGCGGTCTTGGTCGGGTTGTTGCGCTGAAACGGATTCGATCCGGCCCGGACGCCGACCCCTACGAACTGGTTCGTTTTCGTGCCGAGGCCGAGGCCGCCGCGTGCTTGCAGCATCCGAACATTGTTCAGATTTTTAATGTTGGACGGGTCGGCGGGCAGCCCTACATCGCAATGGAGTACGTCTCTGGTGGCACGCTGACAGATCGGCTGGCGTCTGGTCCGATGAGGCCTCGGGAGGCTGCCAGTCTGATTGAGACGCTGGCTCTGGCTGTCGACCACGCCCATCGCTCCGGGGTAATCCACCGGGACATCAAGCCTGGCAACGTATTGCTGACCGAGGACGGTCGGCCGAAGCTCGCCGACTTTGGCCTGGCCAAGCGACTCGACACCCCAGGGGGTGCCACGCGATCCGGCGCTCTGCTGGGAACCCCCCAGTACATGGCTCCGGAGCAGGCCGCCGGCCGGACCGAGCTCGTCGGTCCCCCGGCCGACATCTACGCCCTGGGGGCTGTGCTCTTCGAATGCCTGACCGGACGGCCGCCCTTCATCGCCCCGTCTCCCATCGAGACCCTCGACCTGGTCCGGACCACCGAGCCCCCGACCCCCGGTCGCCTTCAGCCGGGCATTCCGATCGACCTACAGACGATCTGCCTGAAATGCCTCGAGAAAGACCCCGCTCGGCGGTACGAATCGGCCGTCGAGCTGGCCGCGGACCTCGCGCGGTTCTCCGCAGGAGAGCCGATCCGGGCCCGAGCGACCGGACCGATTGGCCGAGGCGTGAAATGGGTCCGTCGGAGGCCCTCGCAGGCAATCGTGATCGGCCTCTCGTTGCTGATCCTCCTCTCGGCAGGAGTTGGAATCGTCTGGTCAAACGTTCGATTGCGGCAGGCAATCGACCGGGCAGAGTCCGCTGCCGAGGAAGCGAGCCTGCAACGTCGGAACGCGGAGGAAAACTACCGGGACGCTCGCGAGGCGCTCCGGCGCGTTCTTGACTCATTCGCAGACTCGGACTTCGCCGGCCTGCCCCGCCTCAGCGAGCTCCACCGTGTGCAGGCCGAAGCGGCACTCGAGTTCTTCGATCGAGCCATCGCACGGGCCAACGGCGAGGACGCGACGGTGCAACTCGATACGGCTCAGGCCGCCGTCGAGGCCGCCAATCTTGAAATTGTGGTGGGTCGACCTGAGCGGGCCGAGATTCACCTCTGCCTCGCCGCCGAACTCCTCGATGACCTTCGTCTCCGGTTTCCCGACGACTTGACACTGACTCGGGAACGAATGGTCGTTTCCCTGAAGCGTGGGGTCATGGGTTCCAGAACGGATCTTGAGCAGTCCGTCACCGCGCTGGAAGAAGCGTTGAGCCTCGCTGAAGCCATCCTTCAGGCCGACCCCGAATCGAGATCCGCTCGCAGCGACGTGGCCTGGTGCTCGCATAACCTCGGTGCCGTCTGGCATCATGCCGGCCATGGCGATCGGGCCGAGCCGCATTATCGACGAGCCGTGACGATCAACTCCCAGCTGGTTGACGAGGCCCCCGACGATTTGGGCAAGGCCGTCGAACTGGCCCAGAACCTCATCAACCTCGGTCTGATCGACGCCGGGCTGGGCAATCGCAACCGCGCCGAAGATGACTATCAACGTGCCGCCGAGTTGCTCGATCACGCCGTCTCACGTGATCCCGAGCACCTCGAATACGTGGCCACGATGGCCGACCTCGCGGTCAACAGGGGGATTCTCGACGTGGAACTCGGCCGCCTGGATTCCGCGATTGCCCGTTATCGCGAGGGCCTTTCCCGGATCCACCCTCTGCTGACCTCTGAACCGAACATGAAACGGCTTCGCGGCACCGCTCTGAATCTTCACGGATCTCGGGCACAGGCACTCATGGCGATCGATCGCTTTTCCGAGGCAATCGCTGACTGGGAACGCGTGATCGAGCTTGCGGAACCCGGGACACCGCTCCGGTCCATTAAGATGGCTCAAAGTCTTTGCGTGGCCCGATCGGGCGACTACCGAGGAGCAGCCCAGGGCGTCCGTGCCTTGCTCGATCACGCCGAACCACCACTCTCCCCGATTGATGACTACAATCTGGCCTGCATTCTTGCCATTGCCTCGTCCTTCGCGAGCCTTGAGGCGCCTGGTCAAGACCACGCGACCACCGCGATCCACCAGGACCTTCTCGAACGGTCGATGAGCCACTTTCGCTCGGCAATTGCCCAGGACCCGTCCTTGATCGATCTGGCAAGAAAAGACCCCGACTTCGAAGCCCTCAGACCCCTTCCTCAATTCGTGTCCCTGCTCGATGACTCGGAGTGA